The Desulfoscipio gibsoniae DSM 7213 genome contains a region encoding:
- a CDS encoding type IV toxin-antitoxin system AbiEi family antitoxin domain-containing protein, producing MKYYEDFLKMEVFNLKDAQKVVGSIENAKVLLNSYVKNGLVKRVRRDLYCAVNLENRDAPANRYLVGSKINDSAYLTYHSAFEVHGLSHQVSFVVYVSSEQKISDFEFEGVLYKYVGKGIKEGVTHYRLNDKVKLTDLERTVVDSLDRPDYCGGVHELDEILKICTVLDETKLANYLEMYNKQILYKKAGYFLERHQQSLGITDGLLSLIEKKTGNTKKYLSEEAQNGSGVLIKRWALIVPKTLEVRDDIFV from the coding sequence ATGAAGTATTATGAAGATTTCTTAAAGATGGAAGTATTTAACCTTAAGGATGCCCAAAAAGTTGTAGGGAGCATAGAAAACGCCAAGGTGTTATTAAATTCATATGTAAAAAATGGCCTTGTCAAGCGAGTACGCCGAGATTTGTATTGTGCTGTAAATTTAGAAAACAGAGATGCGCCGGCTAATCGATATTTGGTGGGTAGTAAAATAAATGACAGTGCTTATTTGACATACCACTCTGCCTTTGAGGTCCATGGATTATCCCACCAGGTAAGTTTTGTAGTTTATGTGTCCTCAGAACAAAAGATATCCGATTTTGAATTTGAAGGAGTTTTATACAAATATGTGGGTAAAGGCATTAAAGAGGGTGTTACTCATTATCGTTTAAATGACAAGGTTAAACTGACAGATCTAGAAAGAACAGTTGTTGACTCTCTAGACAGGCCGGATTACTGTGGCGGGGTCCATGAATTAGATGAGATATTAAAAATATGTACGGTTCTGGATGAAACAAAGCTGGCAAATTATTTAGAAATGTATAATAAACAGATACTTTATAAAAAGGCAGGCTACTTCCTGGAGCGCCACCAGCAATCTTTAGGAATAACAGATGGTTTATTAAGTCTGATAGAAAAAAAGACCGGAAATACAAAAAAGTATTTAAGTGAAGAAGCACAAAATGGTAGCGGTGTGCTTATAAAAAGATGGGCCCTGATAGTGCCAAAAACTCTTGAAGTTAGGGATGATATATTTGTTTAG
- a CDS encoding gamma-glutamylcyclotransferase family protein: MYYFAYGSNLNKEQMMSRCPDAIPVARVKLHGYQLTFNRVADIVEEEQAITWGAIYTVSSEDIKKLDRYEGYPRLYNKMPVTVEDNLGNIYQAFAYVLTIKGLNEPSDGYYHIIEQGYRDWGLPQKPLREALKRSRLRVPVGHSEGLWRL, translated from the coding sequence ATGTACTACTTTGCCTACGGCAGCAACCTGAACAAGGAACAGATGATGAGCCGCTGCCCGGATGCAATACCGGTGGCCAGGGTAAAACTGCATGGCTACCAACTGACTTTTAACCGGGTGGCGGATATCGTGGAAGAAGAACAGGCAATTACCTGGGGTGCCATTTACACCGTTTCGTCGGAAGATATTAAAAAACTTGACCGCTATGAAGGCTATCCCCGCCTTTATAACAAAATGCCGGTAACGGTAGAGGACAACCTGGGAAACATTTACCAGGCCTTTGCTTATGTGCTGACCATCAAGGGTTTAAACGAACCCAGCGATGGCTACTATCACATCATTGAACAAGGCTACCGGGACTGGGGACTGCCCCAAAAACCACTGCGGGAGGCATTAAAACGAAGTCGCCTGAGAGTTCCCGTGGGCCACAGCGAAGGGTTATGGCGGCTGTAG
- a CDS encoding amidoligase family protein, with product MKNLTFGIEIELTGISREAAAKAVAGYFGTSAHYLGGGYDKWEAPDNQGRSWFIMNDSSIRPETKRQGKRIAAGLDHRVELVSPICTYGDIETVQEIIRTLRKVGAFANKSCGIHLHIGKERFTAKTLRNLVNIVASKEDLIYQALQVDEQRKRRYCQKVKESFLAELNRRKPTELEQLADLWYQGYSGSRSQHYHSSRYHGLNLHATFNGPTVEFRLFNGTTHAGKVKAYIQFCLAVSYQALSQKNASAKKTETSNPKYTFRTWLLRLGLIGKEFETARLHLLKNLEGDSAFRNGRQVAGL from the coding sequence ATGAAAAACTTAACCTTCGGGATAGAAATTGAGCTAACGGGGATTTCCAGGGAAGCGGCGGCCAAAGCAGTGGCGGGATACTTCGGCACCAGCGCCCACTACCTTGGCGGCGGCTACGACAAATGGGAAGCGCCGGACAACCAAGGCCGCAGCTGGTTTATTATGAACGACAGCAGCATCAGGCCGGAAACCAAGCGGCAAGGCAAAAGAATCGCAGCGGGATTAGACCACCGAGTGGAGCTAGTCTCCCCCATCTGCACCTACGGCGACATCGAAACGGTGCAGGAGATCATCAGAACCTTAAGAAAGGTCGGGGCCTTCGCTAATAAGAGCTGCGGGATACACCTGCACATTGGCAAAGAAAGATTCACCGCCAAAACTTTACGGAATCTGGTCAACATTGTGGCCAGCAAAGAGGACTTGATTTACCAAGCTCTGCAGGTGGACGAGCAGCGGAAACGCCGGTACTGCCAAAAGGTAAAGGAAAGCTTTTTGGCAGAACTGAACCGGCGAAAGCCAACGGAGCTGGAGCAGCTGGCCGACCTTTGGTACCAGGGTTACAGCGGCAGCCGCAGCCAACATTACCACAGCAGCCGCTACCACGGGTTAAACTTACATGCTACTTTCAACGGCCCCACGGTAGAGTTTAGGCTTTTCAACGGAACCACCCACGCCGGGAAAGTCAAAGCCTACATACAGTTTTGCTTGGCGGTAAGTTACCAGGCTTTAAGCCAAAAGAACGCCAGCGCCAAGAAGACTGAGACCTCAAACCCCAAGTACACTTTTAGAACCTGGCTTTTGAGACTAGGCCTTATCGGCAAAGAATTTGAAACCGCCAGGCTTCACCTTTTAAAGAACCTGGAAGGCGACAGCGCCTTTAGAAACGGCAGACAGGTGGCTGGGCTTTAA
- a CDS encoding site-specific DNA-methyltransferase, which produces MEIQKLPLEKLNPAKYNPRKDLKPGDPEYEKLKKSMETFGYVEPIVWNKRTGQIVGGHQRFKVLQHQGETEIECVVVDLDEQREKALNITLNKVTGEWDLPKLADLISELDNGIFDVSITGFDAAEIEDLFSKVHDKDVKEDDFDVDGALKEPVISKPGDLWLLGRHRLFCGDSTKVETYEKLLDGKKANLIVSDLPYNVDYEGTAGKIKNDNMGDREFYEFLLKAATNMYENVIDGGVAYIFHADRETVNFRTAFRDAGFFCHQTCIWVKNAPVLSRCDYLYAHEPILYLWKPTAGHKFYGDRKHRTVWNFDRPAKSKLHPTTKPVALCAYPIQNSSAPNGIVLDPFSGSFSTGIACEQLDRICYATELEERFVDVGVKRYIEHTGSDNDVYLIRDGQKIRYADLL; this is translated from the coding sequence TTGGAGATACAAAAACTACCGCTGGAGAAATTAAACCCGGCCAAATATAACCCACGGAAAGACTTAAAGCCCGGAGATCCGGAATACGAGAAGCTTAAAAAATCCATGGAGACCTTTGGCTATGTGGAGCCCATCGTGTGGAATAAACGCACTGGTCAGATCGTAGGGGGCCACCAGAGATTTAAAGTTTTACAGCACCAAGGGGAAACCGAGATTGAGTGTGTAGTAGTGGATCTGGATGAGCAGCGGGAAAAGGCCCTGAACATAACGCTTAATAAAGTCACTGGTGAATGGGACCTGCCTAAACTGGCCGACTTAATCAGCGAACTGGATAACGGAATATTTGATGTGAGCATTACCGGCTTTGATGCCGCTGAGATAGAGGATTTATTTTCCAAGGTACACGATAAGGATGTCAAAGAAGATGACTTCGATGTGGACGGAGCTTTGAAGGAACCGGTCATCAGTAAACCCGGTGACTTGTGGCTGCTGGGAAGGCACCGGCTGTTCTGCGGGGACAGTACCAAAGTTGAAACTTACGAGAAATTGTTGGATGGGAAGAAGGCCAATCTCATAGTCAGTGACTTGCCTTATAACGTGGACTACGAAGGAACGGCAGGGAAAATTAAAAACGATAATATGGGAGACAGGGAATTTTACGAATTTCTCCTAAAGGCCGCCACAAATATGTATGAAAATGTTATAGACGGTGGCGTTGCCTATATTTTTCATGCAGACAGGGAAACCGTTAATTTTAGAACCGCCTTTAGGGACGCTGGCTTCTTTTGTCACCAAACCTGCATTTGGGTGAAAAACGCACCGGTGCTTAGTAGATGCGACTATTTATACGCTCATGAACCCATTTTATATCTATGGAAGCCCACAGCAGGCCATAAGTTTTACGGTGATAGAAAACATAGGACGGTATGGAATTTTGACCGGCCAGCCAAATCAAAACTCCATCCAACTACGAAGCCAGTGGCTCTGTGCGCTTACCCCATCCAAAACAGCAGTGCTCCCAATGGCATCGTGCTCGACCCCTTCTCCGGCAGCTTTTCAACAGGGATTGCTTGCGAACAGCTGGATCGTATTTGCTATGCTACCGAGTTGGAGGAACGCTTCGTAGATGTAGGAGTGAAAAGATACATTGAGCACACTGGCTCCGATAATGATGTCTATTTAATCCGGGATGGCCAGAAAATTAGATACGCTGACCTGCTATAA
- a CDS encoding DUF1492 domain-containing protein: MNAKEYLSQALWLDQRVNTKLEQLQTLRELSMKVSANLTVEKVAGGNNKKGQMENTVVKIVDLEKEIKEDLARSIAIKAEIMNTISQVDDPIGQIILEMRYINGKGWDEISSSLNYRDSSIFKIHSRALKEVNRIKKEGSKIQ; encoded by the coding sequence ATGAATGCCAAGGAATATTTATCGCAAGCCCTATGGCTTGACCAGCGGGTTAACACCAAGCTAGAGCAGCTGCAAACACTGCGGGAACTGTCCATGAAGGTGTCGGCTAACCTGACAGTGGAAAAGGTGGCCGGTGGCAATAATAAAAAAGGCCAGATGGAAAATACGGTGGTTAAAATTGTGGATTTAGAGAAAGAAATCAAAGAGGACCTTGCCCGGTCAATTGCCATCAAAGCTGAAATTATGAACACCATCAGCCAGGTGGATGACCCTATCGGTCAAATAATACTGGAGATGCGGTATATCAACGGCAAAGGCTGGGATGAGATTTCCAGTAGCCTGAATTACCGGGACAGCTCAATCTTTAAGATCCATAGTAGAGCCCTGAAAGAAGTCAACAGAATAAAAAAAGAGGGTAGTAAAATACAGTAA
- a CDS encoding type II toxin-antitoxin system RelE/ParE family toxin, translating into MGYRIIYTEESEQDLINIYRYIAINLSVPETAKNQTDRIMDAINGLDEMPLRHKLYQKEPWHSRGLRVLPVDNYLVFYVVVEEEKLVAVVRIMYGGRNIELQLSSTKI; encoded by the coding sequence ATGGGCTATAGGATCATCTATACAGAAGAATCCGAACAGGATCTTATAAATATCTACAGATACATTGCCATAAATTTATCTGTGCCGGAAACCGCAAAAAATCAAACAGACAGAATCATGGATGCGATTAATGGCCTGGATGAAATGCCCCTCAGGCATAAACTTTACCAAAAAGAACCTTGGCACAGTAGGGGTTTGAGGGTCCTTCCGGTAGATAATTACCTGGTGTTTTATGTGGTAGTTGAAGAAGAAAAACTGGTTGCAGTAGTGAGGATAATGTATGGTGGGCGTAATATAGAACTGCAACTGTCAAGCACAAAAATTTAA
- a CDS encoding phage terminase small subunit P27 family has protein sequence MATRGRKPKPTALKVLEGNPGKRPLNENEPKPENKAPRCPSWLEQEAKNEWRRMSKTLEAMGLLTLVDKAAFAGYCQAYARWKEAEEFLSKHGTIFKTPSGYIQQVPQVSIAQTYLKVMKDFCSEFGLTPAARTRISVDTEAVNTDDPMEKLLTVTK, from the coding sequence ATGGCGACACGGGGAAGAAAACCCAAACCCACCGCACTTAAAGTCCTGGAAGGAAACCCCGGCAAAAGGCCATTAAATGAAAACGAACCCAAGCCTGAAAACAAGGCACCCCGCTGCCCGTCATGGCTGGAGCAAGAGGCCAAAAATGAATGGAGGCGGATGAGTAAAACCTTAGAAGCTATGGGGCTTTTAACTCTGGTGGATAAAGCTGCCTTTGCCGGGTACTGTCAGGCCTACGCCCGGTGGAAAGAAGCCGAGGAGTTTTTAAGCAAACACGGCACCATCTTTAAAACCCCATCCGGGTACATTCAGCAGGTGCCGCAAGTCTCCATCGCCCAAACTTACCTGAAAGTGATGAAGGATTTCTGCAGCGAGTTTGGTTTAACACCGGCGGCTAGGACGAGGATTAGTGTTGACACTGAAGCGGTAAACACGGACGACCCCATGGAAAAGCTGTTAACAGTAACGAAGTAG
- a CDS encoding nucleotidyl transferase AbiEii/AbiGii toxin family protein, which translates to MFSPDRKYYLKLSEKTGFHKDVIEKVHRLIVILEFINSNAFLKDRLVLKGGTALNLTIFALPRLSVDIDLDFHSYDSREKVLEERIKVKELLYAHLERQGYDISKKSKDYFALESIVARFQNNAGNFDNIKIEINYSLRHHIWPPVMRRINTDLFGARGEVKTLDGIELLASKTAALFNRLAARDFYDLYNVKKYGILSEKDYVSYCKAVVFYGSISGEAAKLSFSPNRMDQLKMRTVHQDLYPMLVKSERFELDKTKSEVKEFLVNSIVLTSRHKEYLQQFSRGSYQPELLFSGKTLENIKQHPMAIWKTMNVGKNK; encoded by the coding sequence TTGTTTAGTCCAGATCGGAAATACTACCTGAAACTTTCTGAAAAAACAGGGTTTCACAAAGACGTAATAGAGAAGGTTCACCGGTTAATTGTTATACTAGAATTTATAAATAGCAATGCATTTTTAAAAGACCGATTAGTCCTAAAAGGTGGGACTGCCTTAAACCTTACTATCTTTGCTTTGCCCAGATTATCTGTAGATATAGATCTAGATTTTCACTCCTATGATAGCCGGGAGAAGGTACTTGAAGAACGGATTAAAGTAAAAGAATTGTTATATGCACATTTAGAGAGACAAGGTTATGATATATCCAAAAAATCAAAAGACTATTTTGCTCTGGAATCAATTGTAGCTCGTTTTCAAAACAACGCAGGTAATTTTGATAATATAAAAATTGAGATAAACTATTCTTTAAGACATCATATTTGGCCGCCCGTAATGAGAAGAATAAATACAGATTTATTTGGGGCCAGAGGAGAAGTGAAAACTTTAGATGGCATTGAACTTTTGGCTTCCAAAACAGCGGCTCTGTTTAACCGTCTGGCGGCAAGGGATTTTTACGATTTATACAATGTGAAAAAGTATGGTATTCTTTCTGAAAAGGACTATGTCAGCTATTGTAAAGCTGTAGTTTTTTATGGTTCCATTTCAGGAGAAGCGGCAAAATTAAGTTTTTCTCCTAACCGGATGGACCAGCTAAAAATGAGAACAGTCCATCAGGATTTATATCCCATGCTGGTTAAAAGTGAACGGTTTGAATTGGACAAAACCAAATCAGAAGTCAAGGAATTTCTAGTAAACAGTATTGTTTTAACATCAAGGCATAAAGAATATTTACAGCAGTTCTCCAGGGGAAGCTACCAGCCGGAGCTATTGTTTTCTGGGAAGACGCTGGAGAATATAAAACAGCACCCAATGGCAATTTGGAAAACTATGAACGTAGGCAAAAATAAATAA
- a CDS encoding terminase large subunit, whose translation MLYSEEKVKHVVDFIRQLKHTKGKWAGQPFELIPWELDLIKQTFGTLREDGTRQYRTVYTEIGKKNGKSSIAAAIALYMLLADGEPNAEVYVAACDRQQASIIFNTSVNFVEGNQTLSRVTKTIMSTKRIVYPRTGSFYQVLSSDVKSKSGLNPSCVILDEIWTYPNPDLAKMLTTGSGDAREQPLFIYLTTAGNKLQGYGWEMHCKAKDILAGRRIDPTFLPIIYGLEEDDDWEDEANWYKANPSLGHTIQIERVREHFLQAKQEPAEEALFKQLRLNMWLKQQIKWMPMDTWEKCAFPVDPEKLKGRVCFGGLDLSSSTDITAFVLVFPPVDGDDKYYILPYFWLPEETLDLRVRRDHVPYDIWQNQGYLLTTEGNVIHYGFIEKFIEELGQDYNIQEIAFDRWGAVQMVQNLEGAGFIVVPFGQGFKDMSPPTKELMKLTLEKRIAHGGHPVLSWMMDNIHIRTDPAGNIKPDKAKSTEKIDGAVAMIMALDRCIRNEGVEKDKSVYDERGLVVF comes from the coding sequence TTGCTCTACAGCGAAGAAAAGGTAAAGCACGTTGTCGATTTTATCCGGCAACTAAAACACACCAAAGGTAAATGGGCAGGACAGCCTTTTGAGCTAATTCCATGGGAACTTGATTTAATAAAACAAACCTTTGGCACCTTAAGGGAAGACGGCACCCGGCAGTATAGAACCGTGTATACAGAAATTGGAAAGAAAAATGGGAAATCCTCGATCGCCGCTGCCATTGCCCTATATATGCTTCTAGCGGACGGAGAGCCAAACGCTGAGGTCTATGTAGCCGCTTGCGACCGGCAACAGGCCAGTATAATTTTCAATACCAGTGTTAATTTCGTGGAGGGTAATCAGACCCTTTCGAGGGTGACTAAAACCATCATGTCCACCAAAAGAATTGTCTACCCTAGAACCGGTAGTTTTTATCAGGTGTTAAGTTCAGATGTAAAATCCAAGTCAGGACTTAACCCATCTTGCGTTATCCTCGATGAAATCTGGACTTATCCAAACCCTGACCTGGCCAAGATGTTGACCACTGGTTCCGGTGATGCCAGGGAGCAGCCCCTGTTTATCTATTTAACCACGGCGGGTAACAAGCTGCAGGGCTACGGCTGGGAGATGCATTGCAAGGCCAAGGATATTTTAGCCGGAAGAAGAATTGACCCCACTTTCCTGCCTATCATTTATGGTCTGGAGGAAGATGACGATTGGGAAGATGAAGCCAACTGGTATAAAGCCAACCCAAGCCTGGGCCATACCATTCAAATAGAGCGGGTCAGAGAACATTTCTTGCAAGCCAAACAAGAACCAGCGGAGGAAGCATTATTCAAACAGCTGCGGCTTAATATGTGGCTGAAACAGCAGATAAAGTGGATGCCCATGGACACCTGGGAAAAATGCGCTTTCCCGGTAGACCCAGAAAAGCTTAAAGGCAGGGTTTGTTTCGGCGGGCTAGACTTATCCAGTTCCACTGACATCACCGCCTTTGTGCTGGTGTTTCCACCGGTGGATGGGGACGACAAGTATTACATTCTCCCCTACTTTTGGCTGCCGGAGGAAACCTTAGACCTTAGAGTGCGCCGGGATCATGTACCCTACGATATTTGGCAAAACCAGGGATACCTTTTAACCACCGAGGGTAATGTCATCCACTACGGCTTTATTGAAAAATTTATCGAAGAGCTGGGCCAGGATTACAACATCCAGGAGATTGCCTTTGACCGCTGGGGTGCTGTGCAGATGGTGCAGAACTTAGAGGGTGCCGGATTTATCGTGGTTCCCTTCGGCCAGGGCTTTAAAGATATGTCCCCACCCACCAAAGAACTGATGAAACTGACCCTGGAGAAAAGAATCGCTCATGGCGGCCACCCGGTTTTATCTTGGATGATGGATAACATTCACATTCGCACCGACCCTGCCGGTAATATCAAGCCGGACAAAGCCAAATCAACAGAGAAGATTGACGGTGCGGTGGCTATGATTATGGCGCTAGACCGGTGTATCCGGAATGAAGGGGTGGAAAAGGATAAATCGGTCTATGATGAGAGAGGGCTGGTGGTGTTCTAG
- a CDS encoding HNH endonuclease gives MPRKPLAPCRHPGCPELTDARFCPKHMQEYNWRYNRKERPKYSKQLYNSARWQRLRKKVLLAHPLCVECERQGRITPATIVDHVKPHKGNLNLFWDENNLQALCKNCHDSKTTKEGRWGDKNKIYSY, from the coding sequence TTGCCAAGGAAGCCACTAGCACCCTGCCGCCATCCCGGTTGCCCGGAGCTGACCGATGCTCGGTTCTGCCCCAAACACATGCAGGAATACAACTGGCGGTACAACCGGAAAGAGCGACCCAAGTATTCTAAACAGCTTTACAACAGTGCCCGCTGGCAGCGGTTAAGGAAGAAAGTTTTGCTGGCGCATCCCCTCTGTGTAGAGTGTGAACGTCAGGGCAGGATTACTCCGGCAACAATAGTTGATCACGTAAAACCCCACAAAGGCAATCTGAATCTGTTTTGGGATGAGAACAATTTACAAGCTCTTTGTAAAAATTGTCATGACAGCAAGACCACCAAAGAAGGCCGCTGGGGAGATAAAAACAAGATTTACAGTTATTAG
- a CDS encoding site-specific DNA-methyltransferase, whose translation MEIQRIPLDQINPAKYNPRKDLKPGDAEYEKLKKSIDEFDLVEPLVMNKRGNVLISGHQRLKILLERGDTETEVSVVDLPPDRERALNITLNKIAGQWDLPKLSELLKNLDDDLKDITGFDAEEIDELLGFKEEVQEDNFDEEAPEQPITKPGDIWLLGNHRLLCGDSTNIADVEKLMNGEKANCVITSPPYAMQRKDDYGGIPAEEYPVWFFHVASNVYRILDDSGSFFVNIKEHVEGGQRSLYVMKTIIALVEGGWRYVDQLIWTKPGLPGGWSNRLRNDFEPVHFFAKKEQIDWMVQLVDVDEGRLATLPADLVEMYEDIFHFTKAKKIKFKPRAVGKQSDLIRVYSKNNKSKGDSGNISVSGKFKKGIARPGNVLQIPGNQSSVKHSAAFPVKLPAFFIKLTTNVGDNVYEPFSGSGTTIMAAEQLGRNCYAMELSPGYCDLAVKRWEQFTGEKAVRQEV comes from the coding sequence TTGGAGATTCAGCGCATCCCGTTAGACCAGATTAACCCGGCCAAATACAATCCTCGTAAGGACTTAAAGCCGGGGGATGCTGAATACGAGAAATTAAAGAAATCTATTGACGAATTTGACCTGGTGGAACCTTTGGTGATGAACAAGCGGGGCAACGTGCTCATCTCTGGCCACCAACGACTAAAAATTTTACTGGAGCGGGGAGATACCGAAACGGAAGTATCCGTGGTTGATTTGCCACCTGACCGTGAAAGGGCCTTAAACATTACCCTTAATAAAATCGCCGGTCAATGGGATCTGCCCAAACTGAGCGAGCTGCTCAAGAACTTGGATGATGACTTAAAAGATATTACCGGCTTTGATGCCGAGGAAATAGATGAATTGCTGGGCTTTAAAGAAGAAGTCCAGGAGGATAACTTTGACGAGGAAGCACCGGAGCAGCCCATCACTAAACCAGGGGACATCTGGCTCTTAGGCAATCACCGGTTACTTTGTGGTGATAGCACAAATATTGCCGATGTTGAAAAACTGATGAACGGAGAAAAAGCCAACTGCGTTATTACCTCCCCGCCCTACGCCATGCAGCGCAAGGACGACTACGGCGGGATACCGGCAGAGGAATATCCGGTCTGGTTTTTTCATGTGGCCAGTAATGTTTACCGGATACTTGACGACAGCGGCTCCTTCTTCGTCAATATCAAGGAACACGTTGAGGGCGGCCAGCGTTCCCTTTACGTGATGAAAACCATCATTGCTTTGGTGGAAGGTGGCTGGCGGTATGTGGATCAGCTAATCTGGACGAAGCCAGGGCTGCCCGGTGGCTGGTCTAACCGCTTGAGAAATGACTTTGAACCGGTACACTTTTTCGCCAAGAAGGAACAGATCGACTGGATGGTGCAGCTGGTAGATGTTGATGAGGGTAGATTGGCAACATTACCGGCGGACCTGGTGGAAATGTACGAGGACATTTTCCACTTCACCAAAGCTAAGAAAATTAAATTCAAACCCAGGGCGGTAGGGAAACAGTCTGATTTAATCCGGGTCTATAGCAAAAACAATAAATCCAAAGGCGACTCCGGCAACATCAGCGTCAGCGGTAAATTCAAAAAAGGCATTGCCAGGCCAGGCAATGTGCTGCAGATACCCGGCAATCAAAGTTCCGTAAAACACTCAGCCGCATTTCCAGTGAAGCTACCGGCCTTTTTCATCAAGCTCACTACCAATGTGGGGGATAACGTTTACGAACCCTTCAGCGGCTCTGGCACCACCATCATGGCCGCTGAGCAGCTGGGTAGAAACTGTTATGCCATGGAATTGTCCCCAGGGTATTGTGATTTGGCCGTTAAACGCTGGGAGCAGTTCACCGGGGAGAAGGCAGTAAGGCAGGAGGTGTAA
- a CDS encoding type II toxin-antitoxin system RelB/DinJ family antitoxin, whose product MSKTTSIFARVEPEIKEQAEMVLNKLGIPMSNAINIFLRQVVLQNGLPFEVKITHNRPLAFGDLTPEEFNHEIEKGLGDLKAGRVVSADKVAERMGKEYGHGL is encoded by the coding sequence ATGTCCAAAACCACAAGTATTTTTGCTCGGGTTGAGCCGGAAATAAAAGAACAGGCGGAAATGGTGTTGAATAAACTTGGCATACCCATGTCAAACGCCATCAATATTTTTTTAAGGCAGGTTGTTTTACAAAACGGGCTGCCCTTTGAAGTTAAGATTACACATAACAGACCCCTTGCATTTGGGGATTTAACGCCTGAAGAATTTAACCATGAAATTGAAAAGGGACTAGGTGATTTGAAAGCAGGCAGGGTTGTATCTGCGGATAAGGTAGCCGAACGTATGGGTAAGGAATATGGCCATGGGCTATAG